The region AGGAAAGCCAGGCGATCTTGTGGGGATGCTTCAGGTCCGAAGCCCGCAGGATCTCCCCGCCGTAGGGACCGGTGGATCCCAGTAGACGCTCGAAATCCATCCCCGTGACCACATTGGCGAACTCGCCGTAGTGGTATTCCGCTTTCACCTTGGGATCAAAGGGCTCCACGCCGGCCGCCATGATAATGGCCCCCACCTTGATGTCCACAAACTCTTCGGTCTGCTTCAAATCAATGGCGTCCGCCTTGCAAACGGCTTGGCAGATCTTGCACTTCTCTTCCTTCAGATAAAGGCAGCTCTCGTCGATATAGGTGATCAACGGAATGGCCTGGGCAAAGTAGACATGGATGGCCTTGTTCTTCGAGATCTCCTGGTTGTATTGATCGGGATAAACGACGGGGCAGTACTCCACGCAGGTGCCGCACCCCGTGCACTTGTCCTCGATGATGTATCTGGGTTTTCTCCTTAATGTGATACTGAAATTCCCCGCCTCTCCCTTGACGCGATCCACTTCCGTGTACGTCAGAACCTCTATGTTTGGATGCCGGCCGACCTCGACCAGTTTGGGTGCGAGAATTCACATGGAGCAGTCGTTGGTGGGGAAGGTCTTGTCCAGCTGGGCCATGTGGCCGCCGATGCTGGGTGACGTCTCCACCAGGAATACCCTGAAACCCGCGGTGGCAAGATCGAGGGAAGCCTGAATGCCGCTGATCCCACCGCCGACGACCATTACGTCTCCAAAATTGTTCTTTTCTTTTTCCATTTATATACCCTCAGCGAATTTGATGAATTCGTGAAAAAAAAATGTCTCATCCTCTATGTTCTAGATCAGTTCCGCAATCACTTCCGAGATCTCCCTGACCTCGATCTTCTCGTCAAACCCCATGGTCACCCGGCTGTCCTCGAAGTTCGTGATGCAGTACGGACACGCCGTCACCAGCACCTCCGCGCCGACGCCCACGGCCTGCTCAATCCGAAGATCGCAGAAGCGCTCGCCCTTGACCGTTTCCATCCAGATCCGCCCTCCACCGCCGCCGCAGCACAGGCTGTCGGCGTGGTGCTCCGGAAGCTCCGTAAACTCCGCGCCGGGAACGGACTTCAAAACCTCCCGCGGCTCTTCATAGATGCCGTTGTGGCGGCCCAGGTAACAGGGGTCGTGCCACGTCAGCTTCTTGGCATATTCACCATTAAGAGTGATTTTCCCTTCCCTGATAAGCTCAGCCAGGAACTGGGATATATGGACGATCTCGAAGTTCACCCGGAACTCCGGGTATTCGTTCTTGAAGGTGTGGTAGCAATGGGGGGAGGACACCAGGATCTTCTTCACCCCGGCGTCGACAAAGGCCTTAATGTTTTCCTTGGCCAGACGCTGGAAGACCTCCTCGTCGCCCGCCTTGCGGATGCTCTCCCCGCAGCAGACCTCCTTCTCTCCCAGAATGCCGAAATTCACCCCCGCCTTCTGCAGGATCTTCGCCGTGGCCACGGCCACCCT is a window of Candidatus Cloacimonadota bacterium DNA encoding:
- a CDS encoding (Fe-S)-binding protein is translated as METIAPYKEIIAEVKSHGGDAFKRCFQCGLCDSVCPWNRVTTFSMRKLVREATFGLTDIESEDMWRCTTCGRCPQQCPRDVKQIESGVALRRIATEYGVFPHSVLPIKSIRGSLVGSGNPLNEERGKRADWAKGLNVPEFTEDMDILYFPDCYACYDPRMKRVAVATAKILQKAGVNFGILGEKEVCCGESIRKAGDEEVFQRLAKENIKAFVDAGVKKILVSSPHCYHTFKNEYPEFRVNFEIVHISQFLAELIREGKITLNGEYAKKLTWHDPCYLGRHNGIYEEPREVLKSVPGAEFTELPEHHADSLCCGGGGGRIWMETVKGERFCDLRIEQAVGVGAEVLVTACPYCITNFEDSRVTMGFDEKIEVREISEVIAELI